From Scomber scombrus chromosome 21, fScoSco1.1, whole genome shotgun sequence, one genomic window encodes:
- the rnf40 gene encoding E3 ubiquitin-protein ligase BRE1B isoform X2, whose product MSGAGGGKRPSGGDSPPGPPEKKSKKEEKTTTTLIEPIRIAGVSSTEEMDMKVLQFKNKKLCERLEQRQTMEDELREKIEKLEKRQATDDTTLLIVNRYWSQLEEDVHVLRKRIEPETPVASTPVPPPAPLPDPTPMEEDGVSLASPASAVPPPPLPETQNEGEQPEQQQQQEERQEEGQEQQQQPPPPDGSEELLTPTEPPQNSTTDASPPPPPLSENAKGFLDTLEHSSEEELSLHLQDRMQFSKEAIACLVCVYDRLHSRINDMCKQVQAAASDDESQSEIINVNHTLLDENSRLRDLATLLQGRHHKMSMEYNELVDKVTSSETKVSEMETTVEDLQWDIEKLRNREQKLNKHLAEAMEQLKSGYSSTGSSGGLPGGQITLNIQKFESLNAELEHNQELANSRMAELEKLQVELQEAVRESEKLKMDLRNIPEEVVKETLEYKCLQSQFSLLYNESLGVKTQLDEARALLLTAKNAHLRQIEHMESDELSLQKKLRTEVIQLEDTLAQVRKEYEMLRIEFEQNLAANEQAGPINREMRHLISSLQNHNLQLKGDVQRYKRKLRETQMEINKLRCQSGDTGVLILEETTSDSIDVKKEEDEDQEEEEERRKELERQRAREREREREAERERERERERERQRSDELKRKDSDTLKMLRVELKKAQESQKEMKLLLDMYKSAPKEQRDKVQLMAAERKSKAEVDELRMRVRELEERERKESKKLADEDALRKIRVAEETIEHLQKKLAATKQEEALLSEMDVTGQAFEDMQEQNSRLLQQLREKDDANFKLMSERIKSNQIYKLLKEEKEELADQVLTFKTQVDAQLLVVQKLEEKEGVLQSTLAALEKELAVRTQALELNKRKAVEAAQLAEDLKVQLEHTQAKLKEIQVSVAENRTARERESSNLKRAQEDLSRLRRKLEKQKKVEVYSDADEILQEEINQYKAKLRCPCCNTRDKETVLTKCFHVFCYECLKMRYDTRQRKCPKCNCAFGANDFHRIYIT is encoded by the exons atgtcAGGTGCTGGGGGAGGAAAACGTCCCTCAGGAGGGGacagcccccctggccccccTGAGAAGAAGagcaaaaaagaagagaagaccACCACCACTCTCATTGAGCCCATACGCATCGCTGGAGTGTCTTCTACT GAGGAAATGGACATGAAGGTGCTCCAGTTCAAGAATAAGAAGCTGTGTGAGCGCTTGGAGCAGAGACAGACGATGGAGGATGAGTTGCGAGAGAAAATTGAAAAGCTGGAGAAGAGGCAGGCCACTGATGACACCACCCTACTGATTGTCAACCGCTACTGGTCGCAG TTGGAAGAGGACGTGCACGTTCTACGAAAACGTATTGAGCCCGAGACTCCGGTGGCATCCACCCCTGTCCCACCCCCTGCTCCTCTCCCTGACCCTACACCAATGGAGGAAGATGGTGTCAGTCTGGCCTCACCAGCCTCTGCCGTGCCTCCACCTCCACTCCCAGAGACACAGAATGAGGGGGAGCAgccagagcagcagcagcagcaggaggagcgtCAGGAAGAGGgtcaggagcagcagcagcagcctcctcctcctgatggGTCAGAAGAGTTGTTGACGCCCACAGAGCCGCCACAGAACTCCACAACAG ATGCATCgccaccccctcctcccttaaGTGAGAATGCCAAGGGTTTCCTGGACACGCTGGAGCACAGCAGCGAGGAGGAGCTCAGCCTGCACCTCCAGGACCGCATGCAGTTCAGCAAGGAAGCCATTGCCTGCCTGGTGTGCGTCTACGACAGGCTGCACAGCCGCATCAACGACATGTGCAAGCAGGTCCAAGCAGCAG CAAGTGACGACGAGAGCCAGTCTGAGATCATCAATGTGAACCACACTCTGCTGGATGAGAACAGTCGATTGAGAGACCTGGCCACTCTCCTGCAGGGCCGACACCACAAGATGTCCATGGAG TACAATGAGTTGGTGGACAAGGTGACAAGCTCTGAGACTAAGGTATCCGAGATGGAGACGACGGTGGAGGACCTGCAGTGGGACATTGAAAAACTTCGCAACAGGGAACAAAAGCTCAACAAACACCTAGCAGAGGCCATGGAGCAG CTTAAGTCTGGATACAGCAGCACTGGCAGCTCAGGTGGGCTTCCTGGAGGCCAGATTACATTGAACATTCAAAAG TTTGAGAGTCTTAATGCAGAGTTGGAGCACAACCAGGAGTTGGCTAATAGCCGCATGGCCGAGTTGGAGAAACTGCAGGTGGAGCTCCAGGAGGCTGTGAGGGAGAGCGAGAAGCTCAAG ATGGACTTGCGGAATATTCCAGAGGAGGTTGTGAAAGAGACCCTGGAGTACAAATGTCTACAGTCCCAGTTCTCCCTGCTGTACAATGAGTCTCTCGGGGTGAAAACCCAGCTGGATGAGGCACGAGCTCTCCTGCTCACTGCCAAGAACGCCCATCTCCGACAGATTGAGCACATGGAG AGTGATGAGCTGTCCCTTCAGAAGAAGCTGCGGACTGAGGTCATCCAGCTGGAGGACACCCTGGCCCAGGTGCGCAAAGAGTATGAGATGCTGCGCATTGAGTTTGAGCAAAACCTGGCAGCCAACGAGCAAGCAG GACCAATCAACAGGGAAATGCGACATTTAATCAGCAGCCTTCAGAACCACAACTTACAGTTGAAAGGTGATGTGCAGCGCTATAAAAGGAAGTTGCGGGAAACACAGATGGAGATCAATAAG TTACGCTGTCAGAGCGGTGACACAGGTGTTCTGATATTAGAGGAGACAACGAGCGACAGCATTGAcgtgaagaaggaggaggatgaggaccaggaggaggaagaggagaggaggaaggaactGGAGAGACAGCGGGcccgggagagagagagggagagggaggccGAGCGAGAACGAGAGCGggagcgggagagagagaggcagcgcAGTGATGAGCTGAAGAGGAAGGACTCGGATACACTGAAGATGCTCAGAGTAGAACTCAA GAAAGCCCAGGAGTCCCAGAAAGAGATGAAGCTCCTATTGGACATGTACAAGTCCGCTCCAAAGGAGCAGAGGGACAAAGTGCAACTCATGGCAGCTGAACGCAAATCTAAAGCTGAG GTGGATGAGTTGCGGATGCGAGTGCGAGAgctggaggagagggagaggaaggaaagcaagaaGCTGGCCGATGAAGATGCCCTCAGGAAGATCCGAGTGGCAGAAGAGACCATCGAGCATCTACAGAAGAAACTCGCTGCCACTAAACAG gaggaagccCTGCTGAGCGAGATGGATGTGACAGGCCAGGCTTTTGAGGACATGCAAGAACAGAACAGCCGACTGCTGCAGCAGTTACGAGAGAAGGACGATGCCAATTTCAAGCTGATGAGTGAGAGAATTAAATCGAACCAGATCTACAAGCTgctgaaagaggagaaggaggagttgGCAGACCAAGTTCTCACATTCAAAACCCAG GTGGATGCCCAGCTGCTGGTCGTGCAGAAGCTAGAAGAAAAAGAGGGTGTTCTCCAGAGCACGCTGGCCGCACTTGAAAAAGAGCTGGCCGTCCGGACACAAGCACTAGAACTCAACAAGAGGAAG GCGGTGGAGGCTGCCCAGCTGGCAGAGGACCTGAAGGTGCAGCTAGAGCACACGCAGGCCAAGCTTAAGGAGATCCAGGTCTCTGTTGCTGAGAACCGCACCGCCCGGGAAAGAGAAAGCAGCAATCTTAAAAGAGCACAg GAGGATCTGTCCAGGCTGAGGCGGAAGCTGGAGAAACAGAAGAAGG
- the rnf40 gene encoding E3 ubiquitin-protein ligase BRE1B isoform X1 has product MSGAGGGKRPSGGDSPPGPPEKKSKKEEKTTTTLIEPIRIAGVSSTEEMDMKVLQFKNKKLCERLEQRQTMEDELREKIEKLEKRQATDDTTLLIVNRYWSQLEEDVHVLRKRIEPETPVASTPVPPPAPLPDPTPMEEDGVSLASPASAVPPPPLPETQNEGEQPEQQQQQEERQEEGQEQQQQPPPPDGSEELLTPTEPPQNSTTDASPPPPPLSENAKGFLDTLEHSSEEELSLHLQDRMQFSKEAIACLVCVYDRLHSRINDMCKQVQAAASDDESQSEIINVNHTLLDENSRLRDLATLLQGRHHKMSMEYNELVDKVTSSETKVSEMETTVEDLQWDIEKLRNREQKLNKHLAEAMEQLKSGYSSTGSSGGLPGGQITLNIQKFESLNAELEHNQELANSRMAELEKLQVELQEAVRESEKLKMDLRNIPEEVVKETLEYKCLQSQFSLLYNESLGVKTQLDEARALLLTAKNAHLRQIEHMESDELSLQKKLRTEVIQLEDTLAQVRKEYEMLRIEFEQNLAANEQAGPINREMRHLISSLQNHNLQLKGDVQRYKRKLRETQMEINKLRCQSGDTGVLILEETTSDSIDVKKEEDEDQEEEEERRKELERQRAREREREREAERERERERERERQRSDELKRKDSDTLKMLRVELKKAQESQKEMKLLLDMYKSAPKEQRDKVQLMAAERKSKAEVDELRMRVRELEERERKESKKLADEDALRKIRVAEETIEHLQKKLAATKQEEEALLSEMDVTGQAFEDMQEQNSRLLQQLREKDDANFKLMSERIKSNQIYKLLKEEKEELADQVLTFKTQVDAQLLVVQKLEEKEGVLQSTLAALEKELAVRTQALELNKRKAVEAAQLAEDLKVQLEHTQAKLKEIQVSVAENRTARERESSNLKRAQEDLSRLRRKLEKQKKVEVYSDADEILQEEINQYKAKLRCPCCNTRDKETVLTKCFHVFCYECLKMRYDTRQRKCPKCNCAFGANDFHRIYIT; this is encoded by the exons atgtcAGGTGCTGGGGGAGGAAAACGTCCCTCAGGAGGGGacagcccccctggccccccTGAGAAGAAGagcaaaaaagaagagaagaccACCACCACTCTCATTGAGCCCATACGCATCGCTGGAGTGTCTTCTACT GAGGAAATGGACATGAAGGTGCTCCAGTTCAAGAATAAGAAGCTGTGTGAGCGCTTGGAGCAGAGACAGACGATGGAGGATGAGTTGCGAGAGAAAATTGAAAAGCTGGAGAAGAGGCAGGCCACTGATGACACCACCCTACTGATTGTCAACCGCTACTGGTCGCAG TTGGAAGAGGACGTGCACGTTCTACGAAAACGTATTGAGCCCGAGACTCCGGTGGCATCCACCCCTGTCCCACCCCCTGCTCCTCTCCCTGACCCTACACCAATGGAGGAAGATGGTGTCAGTCTGGCCTCACCAGCCTCTGCCGTGCCTCCACCTCCACTCCCAGAGACACAGAATGAGGGGGAGCAgccagagcagcagcagcagcaggaggagcgtCAGGAAGAGGgtcaggagcagcagcagcagcctcctcctcctgatggGTCAGAAGAGTTGTTGACGCCCACAGAGCCGCCACAGAACTCCACAACAG ATGCATCgccaccccctcctcccttaaGTGAGAATGCCAAGGGTTTCCTGGACACGCTGGAGCACAGCAGCGAGGAGGAGCTCAGCCTGCACCTCCAGGACCGCATGCAGTTCAGCAAGGAAGCCATTGCCTGCCTGGTGTGCGTCTACGACAGGCTGCACAGCCGCATCAACGACATGTGCAAGCAGGTCCAAGCAGCAG CAAGTGACGACGAGAGCCAGTCTGAGATCATCAATGTGAACCACACTCTGCTGGATGAGAACAGTCGATTGAGAGACCTGGCCACTCTCCTGCAGGGCCGACACCACAAGATGTCCATGGAG TACAATGAGTTGGTGGACAAGGTGACAAGCTCTGAGACTAAGGTATCCGAGATGGAGACGACGGTGGAGGACCTGCAGTGGGACATTGAAAAACTTCGCAACAGGGAACAAAAGCTCAACAAACACCTAGCAGAGGCCATGGAGCAG CTTAAGTCTGGATACAGCAGCACTGGCAGCTCAGGTGGGCTTCCTGGAGGCCAGATTACATTGAACATTCAAAAG TTTGAGAGTCTTAATGCAGAGTTGGAGCACAACCAGGAGTTGGCTAATAGCCGCATGGCCGAGTTGGAGAAACTGCAGGTGGAGCTCCAGGAGGCTGTGAGGGAGAGCGAGAAGCTCAAG ATGGACTTGCGGAATATTCCAGAGGAGGTTGTGAAAGAGACCCTGGAGTACAAATGTCTACAGTCCCAGTTCTCCCTGCTGTACAATGAGTCTCTCGGGGTGAAAACCCAGCTGGATGAGGCACGAGCTCTCCTGCTCACTGCCAAGAACGCCCATCTCCGACAGATTGAGCACATGGAG AGTGATGAGCTGTCCCTTCAGAAGAAGCTGCGGACTGAGGTCATCCAGCTGGAGGACACCCTGGCCCAGGTGCGCAAAGAGTATGAGATGCTGCGCATTGAGTTTGAGCAAAACCTGGCAGCCAACGAGCAAGCAG GACCAATCAACAGGGAAATGCGACATTTAATCAGCAGCCTTCAGAACCACAACTTACAGTTGAAAGGTGATGTGCAGCGCTATAAAAGGAAGTTGCGGGAAACACAGATGGAGATCAATAAG TTACGCTGTCAGAGCGGTGACACAGGTGTTCTGATATTAGAGGAGACAACGAGCGACAGCATTGAcgtgaagaaggaggaggatgaggaccaggaggaggaagaggagaggaggaaggaactGGAGAGACAGCGGGcccgggagagagagagggagagggaggccGAGCGAGAACGAGAGCGggagcgggagagagagaggcagcgcAGTGATGAGCTGAAGAGGAAGGACTCGGATACACTGAAGATGCTCAGAGTAGAACTCAA GAAAGCCCAGGAGTCCCAGAAAGAGATGAAGCTCCTATTGGACATGTACAAGTCCGCTCCAAAGGAGCAGAGGGACAAAGTGCAACTCATGGCAGCTGAACGCAAATCTAAAGCTGAG GTGGATGAGTTGCGGATGCGAGTGCGAGAgctggaggagagggagaggaaggaaagcaagaaGCTGGCCGATGAAGATGCCCTCAGGAAGATCCGAGTGGCAGAAGAGACCATCGAGCATCTACAGAAGAAACTCGCTGCCACTAAACAG gaggaggaagccCTGCTGAGCGAGATGGATGTGACAGGCCAGGCTTTTGAGGACATGCAAGAACAGAACAGCCGACTGCTGCAGCAGTTACGAGAGAAGGACGATGCCAATTTCAAGCTGATGAGTGAGAGAATTAAATCGAACCAGATCTACAAGCTgctgaaagaggagaaggaggagttgGCAGACCAAGTTCTCACATTCAAAACCCAG GTGGATGCCCAGCTGCTGGTCGTGCAGAAGCTAGAAGAAAAAGAGGGTGTTCTCCAGAGCACGCTGGCCGCACTTGAAAAAGAGCTGGCCGTCCGGACACAAGCACTAGAACTCAACAAGAGGAAG GCGGTGGAGGCTGCCCAGCTGGCAGAGGACCTGAAGGTGCAGCTAGAGCACACGCAGGCCAAGCTTAAGGAGATCCAGGTCTCTGTTGCTGAGAACCGCACCGCCCGGGAAAGAGAAAGCAGCAATCTTAAAAGAGCACAg GAGGATCTGTCCAGGCTGAGGCGGAAGCTGGAGAAACAGAAGAAGG